GAGCTTCTAGTCCAGTAGTATCAAGTGTTGTTATCCCCTCCTAGAGGTTGAAAGTTCAAGTTTTATTGAAAACATATATGGAATTAGGAGTAGTTTATTAGAGTAGAGTAGATTTGCTGTTctaaaaaaaaagaattacaaaATGTAAAAAAATATTACTAACATACAAAATGTGCATGGTAAATATTTAGTAGTAACCTAAATTTACGAAGTTATTACAAACGCATGTCatcttttatttatgattttggcTTCAATCACACATTTGTGCAGTGTATATCCTTTAATAACATGCAATGTACGAAATACaggaattattattattattattattattattattattattattattttctagtAGTTTGTAAAAATCGCTTAAAAGTATACTAGAGAAAATTTCGCCAATTTACAAACGATTGGAAAAGAAATCCAACTCCAGAGAAAAAATTGTACTATTCCAAATATGATTTATGCAATTCTTATAAACTAAAATTTACAAATACGAATCATGAACCAATAACCACTAGTGTACTAGTGGTACAAGTTCATGTTAATTTTTCATTGTATTACGGATTATAATATTAGCCTTATCTTTATCTttgtattatattatatttagGTTCTCTTTGGGTTCTTTTATTAATATGGATTTGTATTATAATCATGTAACAAATAGTAGCGATGCAAAGGTGACAATTTTCTCTAGAGACGAAATTAATGGTGGAAAACTGGTAGCCATGGCAAACTAGCATTACAATTTGTAGCAAAAAAAGGCACAATTAATTAAAACACCAAAGTTTCAATGACACAATAGAGGGCTGGTAACAAATACAAGCAGCATTAGCATATGCGATGGAAGACTCCATCAGCAGAAATACTAAACACTTAGGTTCTCTTGTGATAACATTTTTACAAGTTTAGTAACAAGTGATATAAAGAAAAATAACAATTAACTATCAATTATGGAAATGGAGCAACACATGGCATGGTTTTAGATAACGGTTTCAACTATATGAATTGGCGGACGCCGGGAAGAAGCACTTGGTTGATCAAGCTCTCCAAGGTCCGGCGAGATGCCACAGAATCCGCCTTTTCCTTCCAACCCATTGCCATTCTTTTCATCTCTTTACCTTTCTCTTCAACCATTAGGACATTCACAAGTTTTTCAACTTCTTTTCTGTCGACGTCACTGTCGATCTCCATTCCGATGCCCCATCGGTTACAACAACACCAACAGTTTGTCTGTTGTTCAGCAAAAAACGGCCAACATATCATCGGGACACCACTTGATATACTCTCCAGAGTTGAGTTCCACCCACTGTGTGTCAGAAACCCTCCCACCGATGGATGATTCAGAACTTTTTCTTGTGGACACCAACTTGCCAGCAACCCCCTGTTCTTTGTTTCCTCCAGGAACTCATCCTGCAGCACTTTGGAGTCTCCACGTACAAGGTCTGGTCGTATCACCCATAAAAACTTATGCTTACTATTAGCAAGTCCCCATGAGAACTCTACTAGTTGTTCTTGTGTCATCACAGTTATGCTTCCAAAATTCACGTAAACAACGGATTTTAATGCTTGAGAGTCGAGCCATTCTAGGCACTCAGGCTCTTCTTTCCAAAGACTCGAACTCAGCAACTGCAAATCCTCGCTGTCAAAAACTTTTGCCATGTTATTTAATGGCCCGATGGTGTAAACAGGAGGATAGATCAAAGAAAGCTCATCTAAAACCTCCTGCTCTAGCTCGTAAAAGGTGTTGAGGATGATTGCGGATGCTTTTTTAGCTCTGTTAGTTTCTCGGATAACGAAATTAATAACGAAATCTTCCGGATCTGTAGTTCTAATGAAGCTGGGGATGTCCCTTAGGCGGATTCCTTTCATGCTCTGTATGCAATCTACCGCTGTTTCTAAATACCCATTGGTTAAATCAACTGAATCTGTATGTGAATGATGGAGAAATGGATTAAACAACGTGCTTAAGTTTATCCTCAAAAGATGAAGTGATGTACTAAAAAATATAATGATAATTTCAGTGTACGTAGTTAATTAAAGAGATTTACAAAAAGAATAGAGTATACTATAGAGTAGGTACTTTTTAGCGGAATGAGCCCCTTTTCTAAGAGGGTGATATAGTGTGTATAAGCCAGGAAGCCAGAAGCACTAGTCGTCCAAAAAAGAACATTAGGAATACCCAGTTCTTCTGCTGCTTCAAGCGTGAAGCTCATTACTCCATCTGAAACTATACAACTCACCGGAGGTGCCCCAACGGTATTGTTAAGTTTCAAAAGTAGCTCCTTGAATGGGGTTAGGCAGGTTTCAGAGGTGGACCTCAACAAAGAGGGGATATCTTGTGTAACATCAAGGTTTTCGGAAGGGGGGAGGCCATCGGGAATGGTTTGAAATTGAAAAGATGGGAGGCTGCGAGACCTCTGAGATTTTATCAGGCGTTGTTGGTTGTATTCGGAATTGACaaatgttatatgaaaaccagtGGAATAGAGGAGTTTGGATAGGTTAAGCATTGGGTTTATGTGTCCTTGGGCTGGAAATGGTATGCATACTGCATGTGGTTTTTCACCAGGTTTTTCTAATGTATTTATGAATGACATTATGTGTTTGGAAATCAAATGGGTGCTTTGCTTTACTGTGATAACATACTGCTTTAATAGGAGGCGGAGAATTATCTATTCAAATGCCTTGCACGTGCAAACCAATCACACATCTATTATCTACTACTCTACTAGGTTGTAatacggttacaaaattaaacCAAAATTAATAGAGAAAGATGATAatgattaataaaatattttaacacaaattaataattaatatgaTGATGTGATATTTATTTTGCATTAAAAAGGTTGTTTCAACTTTCAaataaatatgttaaaataatatgaaaataaaacataaaaagtgTTGATAAGACACATGGGACATTTTTTATGTGTGAAttaatgaaagaaatgatgatattacataatgaaatataaatctaaatataaccaaaaaaataaaaaataaactacaATCAATTTTGTAAATGAAAATTGGTATATgaaaaagtaaaaaaattaagttattgtaacaaactttttcataaaataaatttcAGAGATGACaatatctaccctaataaataagaatgattttgctaCATGTCATTCTTTCATTCAATTgaccacttgtcattttatatatttattttccacttgtcatttactttattttttatttccaatatatcattaatataactttcataaattaaacctaccataatgactattaattttaaatttcaaattctaaattttaatttcaatttcaaataaatttacagtttaaacctttgtgtttagcattttgttataattacccGTTAGGATACAAATTtgataactaaacacataattttaatttatttattttttgcatgtttttttctcataattctaGTTAtcttaaatttcaaattcaaataaatttttcatttaatcatttatattaacattttgttttaatcaacccgtataatatacgggtatcacacataattaaaaattaaaaataaaatatatttattttgcaTTAAAAAGGTTGTTTCAACTTTCAaataaatatgttaaaataatatgaaaataaaacataaaaaatgttGATAAGACACATGGGACATTTTTTAtgtgtgaattaatgaaaaaataTGATATTACATAATGAAATATAAatctaaatataataaaaaataaataaataaataaactacaaTCAATTTTGTAAATGAGAATTGATATATGAAAAAGTAAAAAATTAAGTTATTGTAATAAACTTTTTCATAAGACAAATTTAGAGATGACAATTAAAAATGAAATGTATTCTATATTTCTAATgtaaatcaaagttttttttttttttttttttttttttttttttttttttttagtttcgaATAGATATTACATACATAGTGTAAATACTGATTTCTTATTTTACTTATTATTTAAACCGATTCTTATGGAAATTATATTGATTTTTGACTTAATATTAATAGGGGGGTTTTTAAATTGAAATTGATGTCGAATTTCAGATTTTATTTCAAACACTTTAGGTGTTTTTTTCATTGTAATATTTATTTGTAATCgtgatttattttatatttataatatgaatcaaatgtttttattttattgagtTCGCGTTTGATTCTTATTCTCATCAAAATTTga
The genomic region above belongs to Lactuca sativa cultivar Salinas chromosome 4, Lsat_Salinas_v11, whole genome shotgun sequence and contains:
- the LOC111890702 gene encoding 7-deoxyloganetin glucosyltransferase codes for the protein MSFINTLEKPGEKPHAVCIPFPAQGHINPMLNLSKLLYSTGFHITFVNSEYNQQRLIKSQRSRSLPSFQFQTIPDGLPPSENLDVTQDIPSLLRSTSETCLTPFKELLLKLNNTVGAPPVSCIVSDGVMSFTLEAAEELGIPNVLFWTTSASGFLAYTHYITLLEKGLIPLKNSVDLTNGYLETAVDCIQSMKGIRLRDIPSFIRTTDPEDFVINFVIRETNRAKKASAIILNTFYELEQEVLDELSLIYPPVYTIGPLNNMAKVFDSEDLQLLSSSLWKEEPECLEWLDSQALKSVVYVNFGSITVMTQEQLVEFSWGLANSKHKFLWVIRPDLVRGDSKVLQDEFLEETKNRGLLASWCPQEKVLNHPSVGGFLTHSGWNSTLESISSGVPMICWPFFAEQQTNCWCCCNRWGIGMEIDSDVDRKEVEKLVNVLMVEEKGKEMKRMAMGWKEKADSVASRRTLESLINQVLLPGVRQFI